The window CTGCATCAATCCAGCGATCATAATCAGATTCAGTCATTGCGTTTGGATCTGCTATGATACCCGCAAAATACATAGCATCGTAGTTCCCAGTTGCATACAGCTCTTCAGCCAAAGGTTGATTTATTTTTATTTTCTTGGCGATTGGCTTCATAGCGCCTGTAGCCACGCCAAAAAGCGGCTCATGTGCACCATTGGATATGTACATCTTTTTCATTCGTTCCTTACCAAGAGCTTCAAGCTCCTGCATAACTGTTTCTAAATTCATTGTTTAGCACAACCTTTTAGTAGACTTTTTCTCTTCATAATTTAAAGTATATCTTAATAATCACTTTTTAAAAACGAATCCAACCACATCCCACTCACTGCTGGCAATTGGGGTTGAAACTTCTTCAGCATCCAAAAATTGATATATAAATAGGAACAATGCTTACAAAAACAGCCTTACAAAAAAAAAGACACTGGGAAGGCCCAGTGTATAATTTAGCTATTGGATTTTGTCGGTTTTTGATTGACTGTCCGTGTTGGCCTGTGGTTGTTTCTGGCTTTTAAATTGGATGCCCAGCCGATTTTGGACTCATATTTCTGTGTGTATTCCTTTTGGACAAGCTCATGGAGCCGGTCCCTGTTTTTGGTCAACATATCTTCCATCACTTGAAGCCGACGTGTTGGGAAGCTTAGTCCGGCAAGAATGGTGGTGATGGATGGGTCTGTTTCGGAGATATAGGTTCCTTCGTACAGTTCGAGGGGTTCCCCGACCCTCTCGAAAATCGATGGGATGTTAATCAGTTTTGAGACATTCTCAGGTCCTTCATAAATCAATCCGGCACGGATGACACCAGGCGATTCAACCGGGCAGAAAACCGAGTTTGCCCATGATTGCTGGATTTTGAGGGATACATCAGAAGTTGTTTTGGCATCTGTCACTGTACTGGTTGAGATGACGGTTACGCCTCGTGTGCAAAGGATATTCATGAGATCTGTTTCATCAAAATTCCCGTAAAGAGAGCTTTTCTGTGTTATTTGTAGGACATGGTTGATTGCTTCCATCACCTTGTGGTTAGAAGCCCGATAAATTTGCTGTTTGCTTGATTGAGGATTGATCCGGCGCAACTGGTCGTTGTCGACCAGGAAGGTGGATGAAATCCCATCAATTTTGGACAATTCCTCAAGGCATTCCGCTGCGTTGATACGGTTGCCTGCCAGGACATTCCGTTCAGGCACGACAGCAATCGCTCCTACCTTCAGCCCTGGCAGCTGGTTCAGCAGGATTTCAATCAGGAGCGGGCTCATCCCCGAGCCGGTCCCACCGTCAGTGGAGAATGCCACTAAAAGGAACTTTACTTTTTTGAATGACTTTTTAACAAATTCAACTAACTCTCTGTAATTATCGTTTACTGCCCGGACACCGATAAATCGATCCTGTCCGGCCCCGTTATATCCCGGAACAAAATACTTGTTTTCAACCCTTGTATTGACGAGCCCGTCACGCTGGTTCGTGTTGATAAGGGCAGTTGGAAAGCCCAAGGCCGATGCTGCCTCCGCAATATTACCACCTGCCTGACCTACGCCCAAGATTCCAATTGGTTTCACCAAATCCCCCTCCTTATCCTAATAAGATATTACTCAATAGTTTAAAATTTAGACTAATCTTCTGGAAAGGAGCACCGTTTTTTCTATATAGCAAACAGGCCTTTATTGTCGCTGCTTTTACTCCAGAAATGTATTTAGGACCCTGAATATACATTTTCTGATTGTATTATGAACTTGCCACGGTAACAGCAATTTTCAATGCAGAAATGGTAACGGTTTTTGCCCGTTCAGTAAAAATACAGTAAATCCCAATCTTTAAAAGAAGACCAGGAACATACAACGTACGATTTTGTAAATAATAATTGGTAACCAAATTAGAGGAGGAAATCATAAATGAAACTGAATAAACTACAAAACAAAAACAACATTACGAAATCATCAGGCACGGATCCCCAAAAAGTGAAAAAGGATATACATAAAGATGTAAATGCAGGACAAGGAGCAATGACTTCCCGTGAAGCAGGAGCAATGAGGGATTAAGAATTTTTCACTGTTAACAAACGTTCACAATTAGTAAAAAACTCAATTAGTTACTTACAACGTGTTTGTATTATTAAGTACTAAAAAGCACTCATCTTTTCTAAAACGAGTGCCCGATTGTTTTCTATCGTCTTTAAAAATTTGATTCAACCACCCATACTTCCTTATTTTCATATGGGATGTGATGTGGCAAGTTCCAATTATAGCGGACGGATATGATCCTTAAGGAAACAATAAGGATCAAGAGGAACGCTGTCGCATAAGGCCCGCGTATCAAGCCTAAACCGATTGCGAAACCGGCAAGCGCTGCCCAGAATGAAATAATTAGGTTAATTGCTTAACAAGTTTACTTCGTTGCCTTTTTCGAGGCGCTGGATCTGTTTTTCGCCTGTTTCAGCCAGTTCTTTGAATTGGTTGATGGTTTCTCGCATTTTCGGCAATGCTTGCTGTTTGTACGCGCTGATAGAGTCCATTGCCTCTATAACATCAGCAAAAGCTACTTTCAGTGTCTCAACAGAAACACTTGATTCCATTGCCTGCTTTTGAATTTCCACACCTTGCACTTTTAGCATTTTGCTTGTTCCTGCAATCAAATCGTTCGTTGTTGCGTTAAGAGCTTCAATTTTTTTTAATACAATCTTCTGATTGTACAAAGCGCTAGCTACAGTAACAGCAATTTTTAATGCAGAAATGGTAACGGTTTTTGCCCGTTCAACACCACGGATCAACTCCCTGTTGTTACGAATGACCACTTCATAAGCAATAATGCCTTGCTGGTTAACTGTTAGCATTTGCTGCAAATCCATCACTCGCTGACGCAGAGGAAATAGCACTTCTTCAGTGATGAATCGAATTTTTTCTGGGTCTTCATCTTTTGTTTTAGCCTGTTCGATTTGAACTTCGATTGCTTCATCCATCAACGTTCCCAGCTCAATCTCTTTTCGAAGGATTTTCGTCAAATCACGAAGTCCCTGCTGTTCGATTTCAAGCGTAGTATTGTCATTTTTCAAGGTCACTTTCCCTTTTTCAAGGCTTGTAACGATATCCGAAATAACACCGTCTGCTTTTTCATATTTCTGAAAGTACGCCCGAAGCGGGTTAAACAGCTTCCCAAGAAACCCTGTTTTAGCAAAATCGATCATACTTGGATCGAGATCCTTCAAATGAGTTTGTAGTTCAGTAAGGCCTTTAGCGACACGGCTTCCTTCATCACCCTGTTTCGATAAGTTCCCAACCGAAACTTGAAGAAGTGAGTTCTTGTTTGACGAAGTCTTCATTGTGCTTAACCCGAAACTCTCAATACTTTTTAGAATTTCCTTTCGCTTATCAAGAGATTCGACATCTAATTCCATAATGGATAAAACATTTTGATTGGCTGCTTTTTGCAGTTCTGAAACTTCCTTCGGAACAGGTTTGACCTGTTCTTCGACAAGTGCTTTCACTTCCTCTGGACTTGCAACATTCATTGAAAATGACATCGGTTTCTTCCTCCGTTTTGATTGTATTTAAGACTTTCAAGCTCAGACTAGACTTAGACCGTAAATGTTACATTTGAACGTTGAATAGGTTTTTAATTTTATAGACGACGTCATCTGAATCAGCATTGATACTAGCTGCTTCGTTGATAGATGAAATGGTCTGAAGAGCTTTGAGGTTTGCGTTATATCCTATCGTATAGACTGGAACCTTGTATGCCTGAATCATTCCCCGGATGTCATCCAATGAGTGTCCTTGATTGGTTTCCCCGTCGCTCAAAACGAAAATGAGAGGTCTCACATCAGGATTCTTCTTCATTTCATCCTTCAGCATTTTCATCGCCACGACAATACCATCATAGGTTGCTGTTCCGCCGTTTGCCTGCAAGCCTTCGACAGCTCCGACAAACAAAGATTGCTGGTTGGTATCAAATGTAGCGATTGGCAGATTGATCGTGACATCATCAGAATAAGTAACCAATCCAACGCTGTTATCTTTTCCAAGATATTTCTGGCCTTTTAACAAACTTTCTTTCATACGGTTCAAAGGTTCTCCATCCATACTTCCAGAGATATCTGCAACAAATACAGCCATAATCGGTTTATTGCCGTTTTTCTTTTCTTTCCATAGCTTTTGAGCAGCAGAAAGAGTGGCACCGTCAACCGTTTTCAGTTCGGAAGTGTAAGTATCAAGACCGTTAAATCCATTTTTCTTACCCAGTTCCTGATACTTTTTCCCTTGAGCGAATTCAGCAAAATTTTTAATGATTTGCTTTTTCTCCTCAGAGATGTCGCCAATTGCATACAATGGACTATCATGGCGAACACCAAATGGAGTGAATACATACGAATCTTTCAAATCAGGTGAATTTATGAATGTTTGATACTCAAGTACGAATCCATCCAATGCCCCCGATTTTGCTGCTTCACGCATCTGCAATGTCGTAGAAGCAGTGAATGGCACATTCGATTGGAATTTTTCAAAACCTTGTATTGCTTTTTCTCCCAGGAGGTTGGATTTGTCAAATGTGTTTAGAGCGGTCAGAAGGAAGTTAAGACCTGTCGAACTTGCAAACGGATCGGTATAACCCATGGCAAATTCATTATTCGCCATTGCATCGGTTAGAATTTTCACATTCACAGAGCCATATTTTTCTACTAGCTGTTCATGCTTATTTTTCGTGATGACAATGCCAGGAACGTTGCCGACCATTCTTTTTGAGATAAGTTCTGTTGTAACTCCGCTCTCTTTCACCATTTCTCCCCAAAATTCATTAGATGGGGTAAAGGCCTCTGGAACATATTTTCCTGATTTGATATAGTCTGTTGCTGTACCCGATGCAATGCTGCGAATCTTAACACTGACTGCCTTTCCATTCACTTTGAACTTTGAATCGTTGTAGTCTTTTGCTACTTCGTTAATCCAGGAATCCTTCCCTTTTCCCGATTTTTCAGGTGAAGAGAAGATTTCAACAAATGAACCGGTAGAGTTTTCAACAGTTACAGGAAACTTATTGATATCCGGCAGTTCTTCTGCCAGATCTGCTGGATTCAGATCTATTTGCCCTTTAATTGGCTTTCCTTTTTTCACATCAATGTCGGAATACAAATCGGCAAGCTGTTCGTCTGCACTTTCAGCTGTAATCTGTTTCTTTGACTTTCCCAGATTCGAAGTTAGAGAGATTCCAAAATAGACAATTCCAAAGAATAAAACAGTGGCAATTAGTGCTGCGATTATGAATTTACCTTTTTTCATTAGCCTGTGCTCCTTTTAGTTTTTATAGAGTTTTGTTTGCTTGATTAAAGCATCCATTTCCTGCATTGCTGCCATATTGTCAATATCATCGATATCAATGGTGTTCAGTCGTGAAATTTCCAGAACTAGTTTATCGATATCCAATAGGATCTCCTCGTTAATATTCAGCGCGTTTTTAACAAAAGAAAGATATTCATTATAAAGTTCCTTTTTTTCTTGAAGAATTTCTTTAGAGAACCGGTTCGTATTTTTTCTAATAATACTCTCGTATTCTGTTTCATCGAAGGTACTGACTTTGTTCAGGATGTTTCGAATGTTCATATAAAATAGCTTTTCTACTTCCGAAACAACATTGGTGAACTTTTGATAACTTAATTCGGTTTTGTCGAATCGTTCATTCAGAAGGGTTAGTAATCCTCCTTTTTTCTTTTTCAATCGCATTTCCTGGCTTAATGCGAATAAAATATCTTCCCTTAACACTTTGATATCTTGATAAAGTTGAAGCGCTTTTACATAATCCTCATTTGTTTTTAGTTCGTTTAAATGTATTGCAGGAAGCTTTTTAAATAGTACTTCATAGATACCGTAAAGAATTACAATGAGACTAACGAGCATTGCCGTCAACCCGAAGGATGTCTCAAGTGCACTTCCGCCAACAATCTTCACGCCCAGAAAACCAGGAGAAAGCAGAATCACATTAGCAAGGGTTACCCCGAATATAAGCAGAATCAATTTCAACATTCTCGACATCGTTCACTCCCCCTTTTTTGTTTTTATAAAGACATATTAATTTTCCTTTTGTGTAAAAAAATAGTAATACGCTAGGTTAAAAAATCCCAAATCATTGATCTGAGATTTTAAAAAATAAAATGAATATGGACTTTTATTCATACGGACTAGTTTTTAATAGGTTTCTGTTTTCTTTCAAATTATTAACATATTTACAAAATATATCGAATTTTGTATATTTTAAGGATATTATACTATTATTTAGTAACCAAATGGTAGGAAATTATGTAAGGAAAGATTTGAGGCGAGGAAGTTGAGAAAAATGTCTCATTAACTTTGAGAATAAGGGACTTTGTATCATTTATATATCAACCCTGTTGTACCATTTAATAAAGTTTTATTTGTACATATGTTCCGAAATTCCTTTAAAAAAATTTCGCAAAATTTCACTTCGTTATCAAGATATTGGCCCCATTGCCATTACATTTACGATATGCACAGCAACTTCCTTTGGTTCATAGGACGATAAGTCTGTCGTAAACTCAATAGAGTGGAATCCAAGATTAATAGCCACAGGATGCAACCAGAAACGGTAAATCAGGCAATAAAAAGAATCCTTTGGCCATCACCAAAGGATTTTCTTAGTTTTTTTATCTAATTTTTGCTGACTTGAAAAAGCTGACCTCATTGTCAATAAACTTATTTAGAATCGGTATGCCTCTTTCATACTATCTTTTATGCGTATACGCGATAACTGCAGAATACGGGCTATAAACACGTACACCGTTTACAGTTCGATACGCTCTCACTTTATAATAATAGGTCTTACCGTAACTCAGGCTTTTATTTGTAAAACTGTTTCCAGACAGTGACCCGATATGGCTGTACGTTCCCGATTTGGACGTGCTCCTGTAGACAGCGTACCCGGTCGCTCCGGACACTTTCGTCCAGGTAAGCGACATTGAAGTGGAACTCGCTTTTTTTGATTTTAACCCGACTGGCGCCTTCGGAACTGCCTTTGTACTTGAAATCTTTGTATAGGGACTATAAACCTTAACACCATTAATAACCCTGTAGGCCCTGACTTTGTAATAATACAGTTTCCCGGTAACAACAGAACTATTGATGAAACTCACTGTGCTGCCGCTTGTTATGGTCCCTATTTTTGCATATGTGCCGGTGCTTTTTGTGCTGCGGTACACTTCATAACCACTGCTCCCCGGAACACCATGCCAGCTGACCTTTATCCTATTATAATCATAGGAAACTGAGGATGTCGCTGAATTGACTACTTTAATAGTTTTCCTGGCGCTGACGTTTCCCGCCGCATCCACAGTGTAGACTCCAATTGAGGTGCCTGCTTTCTGCGCCGGAATTTTAATGCTGTACTTGCCATCTTTGGCAACCGTTTCACCAAGCTTCACAGTCCCTCTATAGGCATATACCTTAACTGACGAAACCGCCTTTCCAGTTAGCACCGTTCCGGTATCATAAATCGGGTCTGCCGACGGCGTTTTATCAGGAAACCCTGCTTTGAGACGATAGGTGGCAGGTTTAGTAACTTCATCCATCGGAGTCACATACACATGGTATGTTCCTTTTTCCAAATTAAGCGTGAAAGAAGCGGTCTTTCCCGCACCCCAAGCAATCTTCGGATAATTTATAGACCCAACCTGATTGATTAGCCTGACTTCAGCAGCCTGGGAAAGCTGGTCCAGGGTAATGGTCACATATCCGTCCTTATTGCTGGTGAACTGGAATACCTCCCGATCAGACGTATGGTCAATTTTGCCGGTGTAAGTCTGATTTGAAGTCATTTTGACAGCTGTTGCTTTCGTTTCGTTCGGTTCTAATGTTTTTGCATCCCGAGTAAAAAGCGCGTTGAAAGTCGCCTTCAATGAGTACTTTCCAGGTTCATCTTTCCACTCCTTATTGAGGATGTCGATGTAATATGTACCTGCCTTTAAATCGAGGTCAATCCCAAAGTTCGGGTCTCCTTCTGTTTGATGCTGGAAGCCATAAGGGCCCTTCTTTTGCTTAATATTAATCATTACCGGAGCCGAAACACCATCAAACGAGAGATAGGCTTCTCCATCCTTTTCCATCGTAAACATATACGTGTCCCTGTCCTGGGCCGTTTCAAATGTGGAACTGTACACCTTTCCATTCTTTAATGGATAAGCCACATAGTTTATATCATTCGGTTCAAAGCTAACAGAATCCCTCACTGGAGGAGGATTGTCATTGCTCGGGTATGTCACTTTCAGCTGGTAAATGGAACCCGAGACGGAGCCTGACGAAATCCTGACTGTATACGTGCCTGCCTCTAAATGCAGGAGGACCCCACTCGGTTCATTTGGCCAGTCGTCATATAACATGTTCTGATTTTCATCCCGAATTATAATTCGAACCGTACCTTTAACTTCACTTAAAACTACATAGACTTCACCCTGCTCGGTCGTGGTGAATTCATACATTGAAACATCACCTTCTGAATAGAGCGTGTTCTCAACCGGTACCCCGTTCGGAATCGTCATCCACGCCTTCGCCTGTTCTCCCCCTCCAAAAATCAACATGAATAAAGCTGCCCAAACGATGATGTACCCCTTTTTCAAAAAGATCCCCCTCTGTCCGAATATTAAATAATCTACTAAAATTGTAAATGATACCGACCTGAAATTAAAGACAATTTTTCCAAAATTATACTTTCATCCGTTATGAAAAAATGGCCATTCGGCGCCTCTGAAATTTTTTAGTTAATATTACATATACAGCAAAACAATTAAATGGGAGAATCTAAGGTTTAGTGTTGCTAACAGACGAAATTTGTCGGATAATGCAACTAATACGGATGAAGGGAGTTGCGATCTTGAGAGAGTACGAGTTGGATATCATGGTAGAGATGCTAATGGATACATTTGTTTTCAACACTTGGGAGACCGATTTTTTCCGCATGAATACAATGCAGAACCTAGTTGAATTTGGCCTGATCGATAACCTGCCTGAATTGGCAAGAGAACTCAAGCATCAGAAGGCAGAAATCCTGGTGGAACCATTGAAAGCCGTCCATCCCGAAGCCGGCAAGCAAGTGGAACTATGGCTTCAGTTAATTTAATCCATACATACTGAAAAACCTGGAGTCCTATTAAGGTCTCCAGGTTTTTGAATTGTTTAGTTCTTTTCTCGATTGGTATATAAGGAGTTGAAAGTTGTTATATATGGCAAACACTATGCTATTTATTGTATTTTTGAGGCGTTTTTTCAAATTCAAGCAAGATTGCCAGTCAAAATAAGAGTGTTCTCTTTCTCTAATTCACGATGCAGTACTTCTCCTATACGCTTTATTCCCTCATTGATTTTGTCTATTGGCATATTCGAGTAATTTAAACGTAATGCATTTTTCTTTGTTCCATTCGCATAGAATGCACCACCGGGAACAAACGCAACATTATTTTCTAAGCATTCAGCGAATAATTCCCCGGCATCTACAGACTCTGGAAGCTCAACCCAAATAAACAACCCGCCTTCTGGTTTACTGTAAGCCAAATTTTTCGGGAAAAACTCCTCAATAGAAGCTAACATAGCCGTGCATCTTTCTCTATAAACAGCTTTGATTTTATTAATGTGTTCTTCAATATCATAAAGCTCCAAATATTTAGCTGTGATTCTTTGAGCAAAACTATCAGTATGCAAGTCGGCTGTTTGCTTAAAGGCAATGTACTGTTCAATGAAAGTTGCATCCGCACAAATCCAGCCAAGTCGAAGACCCGGAGCAAAAATTTTCGAGAAGGTACTCAAATAAATAACTCTGCCCTCTGTGTCAAAGTGTTTTACAGGAGGGAGTGCCTCTCCAGCAAATCGAATAGCGCCATAGGGATTATCCTCTACAATGAGTACATCATATTGATTGGCCAGCTCAACCATTTTCTTTCGTCTTTCGAGCTTTAATGTGCGGCCTGTAGGATTATGAAAATCCGGAATCGTGTAGATAAATTTAGCGTTAGGATGTTGCTGCAGCTTTTTCTCCAGCTCCTCCATGACCATGCCCTCATCATCCATATCTACTTCAACAAATTGGGGATTGTATGACTTGAATGCATTAATTGCCGCGAGATAAGTTGGGCTTTCGCAAATAATGATATCTCCCTCATTTAAGAACAATCTTCCAGTAAGGTCAATGGCTTGTTGAGACCCTGATGTGATGATTATATTTTCGACAGGAGAGTTGACCCCAATACGTTTCATTCTTTGGCCGATAGCCTCTCTCAAAGGGATGTAGCCTTCAGTGGTACTATATTGGAGTGAAGCTGCACCTTCCTCAATCAAAACAGCATTGCATACATCCTTTATCGCTTCTACAGGAAACAACTCGGGAGCTGGCAGGCCTCCTGCGAAAGAGATAACTTCTGGCCTGGCTGTTACTTTTAATATTTCTCGTGTCTCAGTAGGTTGTACTAGATGAGTTCTGTCAGCAAATTTACTTTTCATTTATAAACATCTCTTTTCATGTTTGTGATCTCTGTTGTTCAAATATTCCGTTTATTTATAATAGTTATATTACCATACTATTATAACATATTAGTATAAATAGATGTTTTTTATTAAAGGGTCATTTGCTTTTAGATAATTGCCCAAAACTAAGTTAGCGTATATCTGGACATTTTAGGAAAGTACCGGCTATTCATAAAGTCTATATTTGACCATAAATACAATTCCCATAAGAGGTCCAATCGATAATATAGTAAAGACCCACTCCCAACCGACTATTCTCTGAATAGTAGGGATTAGATTTATAGAAAATATAGTAAATAGAAAACCAATACACATTTGAAAAGTAAGGGCCGTACCTACATATTCAATTTCAGCTTTTTCTGAAACTGCTGCGGAAAATTGGGCAGAATCTGAGATAACAGACATCCCCCAGATCATGGAAATAATTAGAGTTAACCAAATAAATGAACCAAATGTAAAACCTATTATAATTGAACAAATAGCACTGATAAACATAGAAATAATCGTTAAATTAGCTCTTCCTATTTTATCTGAAATTAATCCACCTAACACACAACCAATCCCACCTGCAATTCCTATGGAAATAAAAGAGGATAATGCAATGAACCAATGAGGAATTTCTGGCGAATAGGTTAAGAAACTAGCTGTCAAAAAAGCAGGAAGCCATGTCCACATCGCGTACAGTTCCCACATATGACCAAAATAACCGTAATTCGCTAGCATTACCGGTTTATTCATTACTACTTTCTTTATTAATTTTAACGAAACGGGCATTCTTTTCGATTTTACTGGAGCATCTTTTAAAAGAAAAATGATAACAAAAGCCGATAATAAAGCCAATACTGAACTACTTATAATTACGAGTTTCCAATTAAATGAAGAAAAAAACATTATAACAAAATGAGGTAAGGATGACCCTATTGTTAATGCTGCTATTAAGATTCCAATTGCAAACCCGCGATTTTTTGGAAACCATTGTGATAAAATTTTCACAGCGATTGGGTATACACCAGCAAGTGCTATGCCAGTTAAAAGCCTAAGTAAAATACCGAAAAAGGCGTGATCGACTAAAATTAATAAGGCATTCAATATTGCGCCAAGAAATGCTGATGCTGCGAAAACTTTTCGGGGATTCAAACGGTCAGCAATTCCAAAATATGAACTAACTAATGATCCTATTACAAATCCAACAGGAACAGAAGCAGAAAGCCAAGCTTCAGAATAGGAACTAAGGTTCCAAGCTGCAATTAGTTCGGGTGCAATTACAGATGCACTAAACCACAAGCTTAAAGCACATAACTCTGATAATCCAATCCATACCAATGCTCTCCAAGAACCCTGAATCATATGACCCTCCTTCCCAAATAAAATAGAATAATATTATAAGGAGAAAAAGAACCTTCAGCGTGCTTATATAAAGTGGATTAATAACTTTGTTCTTTCTAATCTTAAAGAAAACAGCCTTTAAAACTAGCAAAACAACAGGATTGCCTCATTTACAGGGGCAATCCTACTGTTAATGGTATATATTATTATTTGCCGCCTTTGCTTGCATAAATGACTTTTACTTGTTTCCATGTTTCATTTCCAAACGTATCTTTAGACCAAATCTGGATGATGTTTTCACCGGATGCTAACGTTACATTTGTAGTGAATACACCATTCTTAACTCCGATTTCTTTGCCGTTTACCCTGACAAAGGCAAGGTTTGCATCGGCTACTTGCCCCTGGACAGTTACCGATTTCTTGTGTGTCGTTTCTCCTTCAATTGGCGATTGAATAATAATATCCGGAGCAATTGAATCCACTTTTACATTAACGGTCGCTGTTGTTTCATTGCCTGCCAAATCTTTCGCTAAAACGGAAATGATAGTGTCACCCTGCTCCAGCGTAAGTTTAGCTTCAAAGACTCCATCGGTAACGGTCGCTTTAACCCCATTAGCTGTAACAGAATCAAGGTATTGATCCTGCACCGTTCCTTTTACAGTAACGGTTGTTGTATTGAATTGGGCTCCGTCCGCTGGTGACTCAATAGAAACAACCGGTTTAGTCTTATCCACGATGACGGTTACCGGATTCGACGCCCTGGTCAGGCCTGAACCTTGGACGGCTTTCGCTGTTAGACTATTTTTCCCTTCGGTTAAAGTAACATCTGCAGCAAAACGCCCCTCCTGCGTAGATGTTACAACTGCTGCTTCAACACCATTGTTGTATAGATGAACTGCTGTATTTGGCTGTGCCTCACCTTCTACCTTTACGGCTCCGTTCGCTGTAAATGACCGATCTATCGGAGAGGTAATTTCCGGTACGGCCTCATCGTACGATACAACCGCGCGAATCATATAGTTCCCGTCAGATTTAACGGTTTGTTTCCAGACTCCATCAATATAGGAGTAGCTTCTGCCCGACCATGCGCCATTCGTATCTTTATTTATAGCTGGAATGAACGGGAATGGATTTTTTTGTACATAAGCCAAGTAAAAGTCTCCTGGAATGATAACTTCTTCACCGCTTAAATCCACATGTGTCCACTCAGTATGGGAGCGGATAGCCTTCGCTTCAAATGGCCCGGCCAGTTTTTTGCCTGGAGAACCATTCGGACCAGTCGCATCATATACTTCGACAAGGAATTCCGTGCCGCCTGGGTCAGGACGAGTGCCACCGTCAAATTTGTATAAACCGCCTGTCAAGACGCCTCTCGTTTCACCTTCAGCAAGCGACATTTTGACAGCCCAGCCGTTGCCTTTCGTATGCATATAGTTCAGTGATTCAGCTGTTCCATCATCATAAGCTATTGTTTCGGAATAGCCCACTATCGGATCCATCGAAAGATTTTGAGCAGTCTCGCCATTTGGAGCTAATGAAATAGCTGCGTCGTTCGGATAATGCATCGGATGTGAAACCTTAAGTGTGTAGCTGCCTTCAAGAGCTGTAAATTGGAAGGTTCCATCCGTGGCTGATACTGCTGGCTCGATATTCGCATCCTCTACCAAATAAACTTTTGCTCCTGCTATTGGTTCACCTGTCAGCTTATTTGTCACCACACCGGATATAACGCCTGTCTGTTTTTCTTCAAGCGTGAAATCAGCGATGGTATCCTGGTCACCCGCAACTTGAACTTTCTGTGAGTTTGGATGATATCCATAGGATTCCGCGACAACTGTGAATTCCCCTGCAGGATGGCTTAAGGAATAGCCTCCATTTTGCGGATTGGTCGTAGCAGACCTCCCCGTTTCTGCAACACTGACATAAGCCTGCAGCGGCAATAAGGTTGGAGGATTTTCTGCTTCTTCCTCTGTATCTGCACTCATTGATACCGTTTGTTCCAAAGCCACATTGGAAGCGCTGCTGGTGCCTGCCCCAATGGAATCGGCAGATAAAGCAACATC is drawn from Bacillus sp. FJAT-18017 and contains these coding sequences:
- a CDS encoding cell division protein FtsZ; its protein translation is MKPIGILGVGQAGGNIAEAASALGFPTALINTNQRDGLVNTRVENKYFVPGYNGAGQDRFIGVRAVNDNYRELVEFVKKSFKKVKFLLVAFSTDGGTGSGMSPLLIEILLNQLPGLKVGAIAVVPERNVLAGNRINAAECLEELSKIDGISSTFLVDNDQLRRINPQSSKQQIYRASNHKVMEAINHVLQITQKSSLYGNFDETDLMNILCTRGVTVISTSTVTDAKTTSDVSLKIQQSWANSVFCPVESPGVIRAGLIYEGPENVSKLINIPSIFERVGEPLELYEGTYISETDPSITTILAGLSFPTRRLQVMEDMLTKNRDRLHELVQKEYTQKYESKIGWASNLKARNNHRPTRTVNQKPTKSNS
- a CDS encoding toxic anion resistance protein, with the translated sequence MSFSMNVASPEEVKALVEEQVKPVPKEVSELQKAANQNVLSIMELDVESLDKRKEILKSIESFGLSTMKTSSNKNSLLQVSVGNLSKQGDEGSRVAKGLTELQTHLKDLDPSMIDFAKTGFLGKLFNPLRAYFQKYEKADGVISDIVTSLEKGKVTLKNDNTTLEIEQQGLRDLTKILRKEIELGTLMDEAIEVQIEQAKTKDEDPEKIRFITEEVLFPLRQRVMDLQQMLTVNQQGIIAYEVVIRNNRELIRGVERAKTVTISALKIAVTVASALYNQKIVLKKIEALNATTNDLIAGTSKMLKVQGVEIQKQAMESSVSVETLKVAFADVIEAMDSISAYKQQALPKMRETINQFKELAETGEKQIQRLEKGNEVNLLSN
- a CDS encoding vWA domain-containing protein produces the protein MKKGKFIIAALIATVLFFGIVYFGISLTSNLGKSKKQITAESADEQLADLYSDIDVKKGKPIKGQIDLNPADLAEELPDINKFPVTVENSTGSFVEIFSSPEKSGKGKDSWINEVAKDYNDSKFKVNGKAVSVKIRSIASGTATDYIKSGKYVPEAFTPSNEFWGEMVKESGVTTELISKRMVGNVPGIVITKNKHEQLVEKYGSVNVKILTDAMANNEFAMGYTDPFASSTGLNFLLTALNTFDKSNLLGEKAIQGFEKFQSNVPFTASTTLQMREAAKSGALDGFVLEYQTFINSPDLKDSYVFTPFGVRHDSPLYAIGDISEEKKQIIKNFAEFAQGKKYQELGKKNGFNGLDTYTSELKTVDGATLSAAQKLWKEKKNGNKPIMAVFVADISGSMDGEPLNRMKESLLKGQKYLGKDNSVGLVTYSDDVTINLPIATFDTNQQSLFVGAVEGLQANGGTATYDGIVVAMKMLKDEMKKNPDVRPLIFVLSDGETNQGHSLDDIRGMIQAYKVPVYTIGYNANLKALQTISSINEAASINADSDDVVYKIKNLFNVQM
- a CDS encoding fibronectin type III domain-containing protein, with the protein product MKKGYIIVWAALFMLIFGGGEQAKAWMTIPNGVPVENTLYSEGDVSMYEFTTTEQGEVYVVLSEVKGTVRIIIRDENQNMLYDDWPNEPSGVLLHLEAGTYTVRISSGSVSGSIYQLKVTYPSNDNPPPVRDSVSFEPNDINYVAYPLKNGKVYSSTFETAQDRDTYMFTMEKDGEAYLSFDGVSAPVMINIKQKKGPYGFQHQTEGDPNFGIDLDLKAGTYYIDILNKEWKDEPGKYSLKATFNALFTRDAKTLEPNETKATAVKMTSNQTYTGKIDHTSDREVFQFTSNKDGYVTITLDQLSQAAEVRLINQVGSINYPKIAWGAGKTASFTLNLEKGTYHVYVTPMDEVTKPATYRLKAGFPDKTPSADPIYDTGTVLTGKAVSSVKVYAYRGTVKLGETVAKDGKYSIKIPAQKAGTSIGVYTVDAAGNVSARKTIKVVNSATSSVSYDYNRIKVSWHGVPGSSGYEVYRSTKSTGTYAKIGTITSGSTVSFINSSVVTGKLYYYKVRAYRVINGVKVYSPYTKISSTKAVPKAPVGLKSKKASSTSMSLTWTKVSGATGYAVYRSTSKSGTYSHIGSLSGNSFTNKSLSYGKTYYYKVRAYRTVNGVRVYSPYSAVIAYTHKR